A genomic window from Pseudonocardia broussonetiae includes:
- a CDS encoding DNA-3-methyladenine glycosylase, with product MRTLLDREELSTDVLPAAVRLLGCTVEADTPDGTVAVRLVEVEAYRGADDPASHSYRGRTPRNSVMFGPAGHLYVYFVYGMHFCANVSCLDEGEAGAVLMRAGEVVSDLTVARSRRPTARRDTDLARGPARLASLLGLDRGHNGVDVTSATSPVRVLSGPPVPASRIRTGPRVGVAGAHELPWRFWVDGAPEVSVYRPGRVRPRTR from the coding sequence GTGAGGACGCTCCTCGACCGCGAGGAGCTGAGCACCGACGTCCTCCCCGCGGCCGTGCGGCTGCTGGGGTGCACCGTGGAGGCGGACACCCCGGACGGCACGGTCGCGGTGCGGCTCGTCGAGGTCGAGGCGTACCGCGGGGCCGACGACCCGGCGTCGCACAGCTACCGGGGGCGGACGCCGCGCAACAGCGTGATGTTCGGCCCGGCCGGGCACCTGTACGTCTACTTCGTCTACGGCATGCACTTCTGCGCCAACGTCAGCTGCCTCGACGAGGGGGAGGCGGGCGCGGTGCTGATGCGCGCGGGGGAGGTGGTGTCCGACCTCACGGTCGCCCGGAGCCGCCGCCCCACCGCCCGCCGCGACACCGACCTGGCCCGCGGCCCGGCCCGGCTCGCGTCGCTGCTGGGCCTGGACCGCGGGCACAACGGGGTCGACGTGACGAGCGCGACGTCGCCGGTGCGCGTCCTGTCCGGGCCGCCGGTGCCGGCGTCGCGGATCCGCACCGGGCCGCGCGTCGGGGTGGCGGGGGCGCACGAGCTGCCGTGGCGGTTCTGGGTCGACGGCGCTCCCGAGGTCAGCGTGTACCGCCCGGGCCGGGTCCGGCCCCGGACCCGGTAG
- a CDS encoding aminotransferase class I/II-fold pyridoxal phosphate-dependent enzyme: MSTDLARPDLAGAQADYDALVAQGMKLDLTRGKPSAAQLDLSSAILGLPGERYKADDGTDTRNYQGLQGLKELREIFAPSLQVPVDQLIAFGNSSLELMHDTLVHALLSPLPGAERRWVDEERVVFLAPTPGYDRHFAVCDRLGIELLAVPMTPDGPDMDVVERLVAEDPSIKGIWCVPKYANPDGVVYSDETTRRLAAMPTAAPDFRIMWDNAYAVHHLTEDAIEVADVLALADAAGNADRPFVFGSTSKITLAGAGVAFLGASPANVKWWLALTGKRTIGPDKVNHLRHALFFGDAAGVAAHMARHRELIAPKFAVLEKILTENFADTPGVSWSSPKGGYFVTLTVPEGTATEIVRLAREAGIALTPAGATHPGGEDPQDAIIRLAPTFPPLEEVEKAMTGVAVCVKLALAQQA; encoded by the coding sequence ATGAGCACGGATCTGGCCCGCCCCGACCTGGCCGGCGCCCAGGCCGACTACGACGCCCTCGTCGCGCAGGGCATGAAGCTCGACCTCACGCGCGGCAAGCCCTCGGCCGCGCAGCTCGACCTGTCGTCCGCGATCCTGGGTCTGCCGGGGGAGCGGTACAAGGCCGACGACGGCACCGACACCCGCAACTACCAGGGCCTGCAGGGGCTCAAGGAGCTGCGCGAGATCTTCGCGCCGTCGCTGCAGGTGCCCGTCGACCAGCTGATCGCGTTCGGCAACTCCAGCCTCGAGCTCATGCACGACACGCTGGTGCACGCGCTGCTCTCGCCGCTGCCCGGCGCCGAGCGCCGCTGGGTCGACGAGGAGCGGGTCGTCTTCCTCGCGCCCACGCCCGGCTACGACCGGCACTTCGCCGTGTGCGACCGCCTCGGCATCGAGCTGCTCGCCGTCCCGATGACGCCCGACGGCCCGGACATGGACGTCGTCGAGCGGCTGGTCGCCGAGGACCCGTCGATCAAGGGCATCTGGTGCGTGCCGAAGTACGCCAACCCCGACGGCGTCGTGTACTCCGACGAGACGACCCGGCGCCTGGCCGCCATGCCCACGGCCGCCCCGGACTTCCGGATCATGTGGGACAACGCGTACGCGGTGCACCACCTCACCGAGGACGCGATCGAGGTCGCCGACGTGCTGGCCCTGGCCGACGCGGCCGGCAACGCCGACCGTCCCTTCGTCTTCGGCTCCACGTCGAAGATCACACTCGCGGGCGCGGGCGTCGCGTTCCTGGGGGCCTCGCCCGCCAACGTCAAGTGGTGGCTGGCGCTCACCGGCAAGCGCACCATCGGCCCGGACAAGGTCAACCACCTGCGCCACGCCCTGTTCTTCGGCGACGCCGCGGGTGTCGCCGCGCACATGGCGCGCCACCGGGAGCTGATCGCGCCGAAGTTCGCCGTGCTGGAGAAGATCCTCACCGAGAACTTCGCCGACACCCCCGGGGTGTCCTGGTCGTCGCCGAAGGGCGGCTACTTCGTCACGCTGACGGTGCCCGAGGGCACGGCCACCGAGATCGTGCGCCTGGCCCGCGAGGCCGGGATCGCGCTCACGCCGGCCGGGGCCACGCACCCCGGCGGCGAGGACCCGCAGGACGCCATCATCCGGCTCGCGCCGACGTTCCCGCCGCTCGAGGAGGTCGAGAAGGCGATGACCGGCGTCGCGGTGTGCGTCAAGCTGGCGCTGGCGCAGCAGGCGTGA
- the argH gene encoding argininosuccinate lyase: MAGSALWGGRFASGPADALAALSKSTHFDWRLAPYDVRGSMAHARVLASAGLLTDAELTGMLDALAKLGADVESGAFGPAPDDEDVHSALERGLIERAGPELGGKLRAGRSRNDQVATLFRMWLRDAAARIGAGVLDVVDALVAQASAHPDAPMPGRTHLQHAQPVLLGHHLAAHAHALLRDVDRLRDWDARAAVSPYGSGALAGSSLGLDPEAVAAELGFASSSANSIDGTASRDFAAEAAFVLAMVAVDLSRLAEEVIIWATAEFSYVTLDDAYSTGSSIMPQKKNPDVAELARGKAGRLIGNLTGLLATLKGMPLAYNRDLQEDKEPLFDSVEQLELLLPAVAGMVATLTFHTDRLAELAPAGFTLATDVAEWLVRQGVPFRVAHEAAGGCVRAAESRSVGLADLTDAELAAVHPALTPGVREVLTVAGSIASRNARGGTAGGRVAEQLDDLRTAAATARGTVSP, from the coding sequence ATGGCGGGATCCGCGCTCTGGGGCGGGCGCTTCGCCTCGGGCCCGGCCGACGCGCTGGCGGCGCTGTCGAAGTCCACGCACTTCGACTGGCGCCTCGCCCCCTACGACGTCCGCGGGTCGATGGCGCACGCCCGGGTGCTGGCCTCGGCCGGGCTGCTCACCGACGCCGAGCTCACCGGCATGCTCGACGCGCTGGCCAAGCTGGGCGCCGACGTCGAGTCGGGCGCGTTCGGCCCGGCCCCCGACGACGAGGACGTGCACTCCGCCCTGGAGCGCGGGCTCATCGAGCGCGCGGGCCCGGAGCTGGGCGGCAAGCTGCGCGCCGGCCGCTCGCGCAACGACCAGGTGGCCACGCTGTTCCGGATGTGGCTGCGCGACGCGGCCGCCCGGATCGGCGCGGGTGTGCTCGACGTCGTCGACGCGCTGGTCGCGCAGGCGTCGGCGCACCCGGACGCGCCCATGCCCGGCCGCACGCACCTGCAGCACGCGCAGCCGGTGCTGCTGGGCCACCACCTGGCCGCGCACGCGCACGCTCTGCTGCGCGACGTCGACCGCCTGCGCGACTGGGACGCCCGTGCCGCCGTCTCGCCCTACGGGTCGGGCGCGCTGGCGGGCTCGTCGCTCGGGCTCGACCCGGAGGCGGTCGCCGCGGAGCTGGGCTTCGCCTCCTCCAGCGCCAACTCCATCGACGGCACCGCGTCGCGCGACTTCGCGGCCGAGGCGGCGTTCGTGCTCGCCATGGTCGCGGTCGACCTCTCCCGCCTCGCCGAGGAGGTCATCATCTGGGCCACGGCGGAGTTCTCCTACGTCACGCTCGACGACGCCTACTCCACCGGCAGCTCGATCATGCCGCAGAAGAAGAACCCCGACGTCGCGGAGCTGGCGCGCGGCAAGGCGGGCCGGCTGATCGGCAACCTCACCGGCCTGCTGGCCACGCTCAAGGGCATGCCGCTGGCCTACAACCGCGACCTGCAGGAGGACAAGGAGCCGCTGTTCGACTCCGTCGAGCAGCTGGAGCTGCTGCTGCCCGCCGTCGCCGGCATGGTCGCCACGCTCACGTTCCACACCGACCGGCTCGCCGAGCTGGCCCCGGCCGGGTTCACCCTCGCCACCGACGTCGCCGAGTGGCTGGTGCGCCAGGGCGTGCCGTTCCGCGTGGCGCACGAGGCGGCGGGCGGCTGCGTCCGGGCGGCGGAGAGCCGCTCGGTCGGCCTGGCCGACCTCACCGACGCCGAGCTCGCCGCCGTGCACCCCGCGCTCACCCCCGGGGTGCGCGAGGTGCTCACGGTGGCGGGCTCGATAGCCTCGCGCAACGCCCGCGGCGGGACCGCGGGGGGGCGCGTCGCCGAGCAGCTCGACGACCTGCGCACCGCCGCGGCCACCGCCCGCGGCACTGTCTCGCCCTGA
- the argG gene encoding argininosuccinate synthase — protein sequence MSKVLTSLPKGERIGIAFSGGLDTSVAVAWMRESGGIPCTYTADLGQYDERDMSGVPGRAKQYGAEIARVVDIRPQLVEEGLAALACGAFHIRSGGRTYFNTTPLGRAVTGTLLVRAMQADDVNIWGDGSTFKGNDIERFYRYGLLANPELRIYKPWLDADFVQELGGRDEMSRWLTAHGLPYRDSAEKAYSTDANIWGATHEAKTLEHLDVSLETIEPIMGVKFWDASVGIEAEDVAVTFEGGKPVAINGTRFADPVDLVLAANAIGGRHGLGMSDQIENRIIEAKSRGIYEAPGMALLFAAYERLINAIHNEDTVAAYHSEGRKLGRLLYEGRWLDPQALMIRESIQRWIASLVTGTVTLRLRRGDDYTVLDTQGSGFSYHPDRLSMERVENAAFGPTDRIGQLTMRNLDIADSRAKLEAYAGQPHDQGTVLVEHGTLFGELPSGGFDRIAAATDDATGELDAGKSLDEAALEAGTD from the coding sequence GTGAGCAAGGTCCTGACCTCCCTCCCGAAGGGCGAGCGCATCGGCATCGCCTTCTCCGGAGGGCTCGACACCTCCGTGGCGGTCGCCTGGATGCGCGAGAGCGGCGGGATCCCGTGCACCTACACCGCCGACCTCGGCCAGTACGACGAGCGCGACATGTCCGGCGTGCCCGGCCGCGCCAAGCAGTACGGCGCCGAGATCGCCCGGGTCGTCGACATCCGGCCGCAGCTCGTCGAGGAGGGCCTGGCCGCGCTCGCGTGCGGCGCCTTCCACATCCGCTCCGGGGGCCGCACCTACTTCAACACCACGCCGCTGGGCCGCGCCGTCACCGGCACCCTGCTGGTGCGCGCCATGCAGGCCGACGACGTGAACATCTGGGGCGACGGCTCCACGTTCAAGGGCAACGACATCGAGCGGTTCTACCGCTACGGCCTGCTCGCCAACCCCGAGCTGCGCATCTACAAGCCCTGGCTCGACGCCGACTTCGTCCAGGAGCTGGGCGGGCGCGACGAGATGAGCCGCTGGCTCACCGCGCACGGGCTGCCCTACCGCGACTCGGCCGAGAAGGCGTACTCCACCGACGCCAACATCTGGGGCGCCACGCACGAGGCCAAGACCCTCGAGCACCTCGACGTCTCGCTGGAGACCATCGAGCCGATCATGGGCGTGAAGTTCTGGGACGCGTCGGTGGGCATCGAGGCCGAGGACGTCGCGGTCACGTTCGAGGGCGGGAAGCCCGTCGCGATCAACGGCACGCGGTTCGCCGACCCCGTCGACCTCGTGCTGGCGGCCAACGCGATCGGCGGCCGCCACGGCCTCGGCATGTCCGACCAGATCGAGAACCGGATCATCGAGGCCAAGTCCCGCGGCATCTACGAGGCGCCCGGCATGGCGCTGCTGTTCGCCGCCTACGAGCGGCTGATCAACGCCATCCACAACGAGGACACGGTGGCGGCCTACCACTCCGAGGGGCGCAAGCTCGGCCGCCTGCTCTACGAGGGGCGCTGGCTCGACCCGCAGGCGCTGATGATCCGCGAATCGATCCAGCGCTGGATCGCCTCGCTCGTCACCGGCACGGTCACGCTGCGCCTGCGCCGCGGCGACGACTACACGGTCCTCGACACCCAGGGCAGCGGCTTCTCCTACCACCCCGACCGGCTGTCGATGGAGCGCGTCGAGAACGCCGCGTTCGGCCCGACCGACCGCATCGGCCAGCTGACGATGCGCAACCTCGACATCGCCGACTCCCGCGCCAAGCTCGAGGCCTACGCCGGCCAGCCGCACGACCAGGGCACGGTGCTCGTCGAGCACGGCACCCTGTTCGGCGAGCTGCCCTCGGGCGGCTTCGACCGGATCGCGGCGGCCACCGACGACGCCACGGGCGAGCTCGACGCCGGCAAGTCCCTCGACGAGGCGGCCCTGGAAGCGGGGACCGACTGA
- a CDS encoding arginine repressor — translation MTAVQGGRSRASRQARIVELIAQRQVHSQSDLLAMLEADGIGTTQATLSRDLDELGAVKLRGADGGTPVYVIPDDGSPVRGIEGGTARLARLLGDLLVSADASGNLAVLRTPPGGASFLASALDRAALHDVVGTIAGDDTLLVVAREPLTGAELVAILRAL, via the coding sequence ATGACCGCGGTGCAGGGCGGCCGGTCGCGCGCCTCGCGGCAGGCCCGGATCGTGGAGCTGATCGCGCAGCGCCAGGTCCACAGCCAGAGCGACCTGCTCGCCATGCTGGAGGCCGACGGCATCGGCACCACGCAGGCCACGCTCTCGCGCGACCTCGACGAACTGGGCGCGGTCAAGCTCCGCGGCGCCGACGGCGGCACGCCCGTCTACGTCATCCCCGACGACGGCAGCCCGGTGCGCGGGATCGAGGGCGGCACCGCCCGCCTGGCGCGCTTGCTGGGGGACCTGCTCGTGTCCGCGGACGCGAGTGGGAACCTGGCCGTCCTGCGCACGCCGCCCGGCGGCGCGTCGTTCCTGGCCAGCGCGCTGGACCGCGCCGCACTGCATGACGTCGTCGGCACCATCGCCGGCGACGACACCCTGCTGGTGGTGGCCCGCGAGCCGCTCACCGGCGCCGAGCTCGTCGCGATCCTGCGCGCGCTCTGA
- the argF gene encoding ornithine carbamoyltransferase produces the protein MIRHLLRDDDLTPAEQREVLDLADVMKADRYGHRPLEGPRPVAVVFDKSSTRTRISFEVGIAQLGGTALIVDAKASQLGRGETIADTARVLSRYVDAIVWRTGDQSRIEEMASAATVPVVNALTDQFHPCQVLADLQTVRERFGRLAGLTMTYLGDGANNMAHSLLLGGATAGMTVRVCAPEGFAPDAEVLRDAKHRAGDTGGSVELVADPAAAAEGAQVLVTDTWVSMGQEDDGLDRMAPFRPLQVNDALLARADASAIVLHCLPAHRGDEITDEVIDGPRSAVWDEAENRLHAQKALLTWLLDRR, from the coding sequence GTGATCCGCCACCTGCTGCGCGACGACGACCTCACCCCTGCCGAGCAGCGGGAGGTCCTCGACCTCGCCGACGTGATGAAGGCCGACCGCTACGGCCACCGGCCTCTGGAGGGCCCGCGCCCGGTCGCGGTGGTGTTCGACAAGTCCTCCACGCGCACGCGCATCTCGTTCGAGGTCGGCATCGCGCAGCTGGGCGGCACCGCGCTGATCGTCGACGCCAAGGCGAGCCAGCTCGGGCGCGGCGAGACCATCGCCGACACCGCGCGGGTGCTGTCGCGCTACGTCGACGCGATCGTCTGGCGCACCGGCGACCAGTCGCGCATCGAGGAGATGGCGTCGGCGGCCACCGTGCCGGTCGTCAACGCGCTCACCGACCAGTTCCACCCCTGCCAGGTCCTCGCCGACCTGCAGACGGTCCGCGAGCGCTTCGGCCGCCTCGCCGGGCTCACGATGACCTACCTGGGCGACGGCGCCAACAACATGGCGCACTCGCTGCTGCTGGGCGGGGCGACGGCGGGGATGACGGTGCGGGTCTGCGCGCCCGAGGGCTTCGCGCCCGACGCCGAGGTCCTGCGCGACGCCAAGCACCGCGCCGGCGACACCGGCGGCTCGGTGGAGCTCGTCGCCGACCCGGCGGCCGCCGCCGAGGGCGCGCAGGTGCTGGTCACCGACACGTGGGTCTCGATGGGCCAGGAGGACGACGGGCTCGACCGGATGGCGCCGTTCCGGCCGCTGCAGGTCAACGACGCGCTGCTGGCCCGGGCCGACGCGAGCGCGATCGTGCTGCACTGCCTGCCCGCCCACCGCGGCGACGAGATCACCGACGAGGTGATCGACGGGCCGCGCAGCGCGGTGTGGGACGAGGCCGAGAACCGGCTGCACGCGCAGAAGGCGCTGCTCACCTGGTTGCTGGACCGGCGATGA
- a CDS encoding acetylornithine transaminase, whose protein sequence is MTTHAERWQHALMDNYGTPPLTLVRGSGAEVWDADGRRYLDLLGGIAVNALGHAHPAVVEAVTTQLSTLGHTSNLYITEPPLALAEKLLELLDAPDARVLFCNSGAEANEAAFKIARRTGRSGVVACEGAFHGRTMGALALTGQPPKRTPFEPLVPGVTHIPFGDVAALDAAVTSDTAAVFLEPIMGEAGVVVPPEGYLAAAREITTARGALLVLDEVQTGIGRTGAWFAHQASGIVPDVITLAKGLGGGLPIGACIGIGAAASLLEPGQHGTTFGGNPVCCAAALAVLATIASDGLLEHVTLVGKTIAAGVEDLAHPLVNGVSGAGLHIGIGLTQPVSAAVASAARDAGFLVNNAVPDRVRLAPPLVLTEAQAGEFLTALPGILDRAVEGGTT, encoded by the coding sequence GTGACCACCCACGCCGAGCGCTGGCAGCACGCGCTCATGGACAACTACGGCACGCCGCCGCTCACCCTGGTGCGCGGCTCCGGCGCCGAGGTGTGGGACGCCGACGGCCGCCGCTACCTCGATCTGCTCGGCGGCATCGCCGTCAACGCCCTCGGGCACGCGCACCCCGCCGTCGTCGAGGCCGTCACCACCCAGCTCTCGACGCTGGGGCACACCAGCAACCTCTACATCACCGAGCCCCCGCTGGCCCTGGCCGAGAAGCTGCTGGAGCTGCTCGACGCGCCGGACGCGCGGGTGCTGTTCTGCAACTCCGGCGCCGAGGCCAACGAGGCCGCCTTCAAGATCGCGCGGCGCACCGGTCGGTCCGGGGTCGTGGCCTGCGAGGGGGCGTTCCACGGGCGGACGATGGGCGCGCTCGCGCTCACCGGCCAGCCCCCGAAGCGCACGCCGTTCGAGCCGCTCGTGCCCGGCGTCACGCACATCCCGTTCGGCGACGTCGCCGCGCTCGACGCCGCCGTCACGTCCGACACGGCCGCGGTCTTCCTCGAGCCGATCATGGGCGAGGCCGGCGTCGTCGTGCCGCCCGAGGGCTACCTGGCCGCGGCCCGCGAGATCACCACCGCGCGCGGCGCCCTGCTCGTCCTCGACGAGGTGCAGACCGGCATCGGCCGCACCGGCGCGTGGTTCGCCCACCAGGCGTCGGGGATCGTGCCCGACGTGATCACCCTGGCCAAGGGCCTCGGCGGCGGCCTGCCGATCGGCGCCTGCATCGGCATCGGCGCGGCGGCCTCGCTGCTGGAGCCGGGCCAGCACGGCACCACCTTCGGCGGCAACCCCGTGTGCTGCGCCGCGGCCCTGGCCGTGCTCGCCACGATCGCGTCCGACGGCCTGCTCGAGCACGTCACCCTCGTCGGGAAGACCATCGCGGCGGGCGTCGAGGACCTGGCGCACCCGCTGGTGAACGGCGTCAGCGGGGCCGGCCTGCACATCGGGATCGGTCTCACGCAGCCCGTGTCGGCCGCCGTCGCCTCCGCCGCGCGCGACGCCGGGTTCCTCGTCAACAACGCCGTGCCCGACCGCGTCCGCCTCGCCCCGCCGCTGGTGCTCACCGAGGCCCAGGCGGGGGAGTTCCTCACCGCGCTGCCCGGGATCCTGGACCGGGCCGTCGAGGGCGGGACGACGTGA
- the argB gene encoding acetylglutamate kinase yields MRTPLEQRLARAGEKAGILAEALPWLQRFHGRIVVVKYGGNAMIDEELKQAFARDMVFLRLAGILPVVVHGGGPQISAMLTRLGLPGEFRGGLRVTTPETIDVVRMVLVGQVGRELVGLINQHGPYAVGLSGEDAGLFTAEKRTALVGGEAVDIGLVGDVVEVSPDAVLDIVRAGRIPVVAGIAPDVDGQVYNINADSAAAALASALGAAKLVVLTDVVGLYADYPDPDSVISELTAAELEPMLPGLEAGMAPKMEACLRAVRGGVPQAHVIDGRVPHSVLLEVFTHEGVGTMVIP; encoded by the coding sequence GTGCGTACCCCTCTTGAGCAGCGGCTCGCCCGCGCGGGGGAGAAGGCCGGCATCCTCGCCGAGGCCCTGCCCTGGCTGCAGCGGTTCCACGGGCGCATCGTCGTCGTGAAGTACGGCGGCAACGCCATGATCGACGAGGAGCTCAAGCAGGCCTTCGCCCGCGACATGGTGTTCCTGCGCCTGGCCGGGATCCTGCCGGTGGTCGTGCACGGCGGCGGCCCGCAGATCAGCGCGATGCTCACGCGGCTGGGCCTGCCCGGCGAGTTCCGCGGCGGGCTGCGCGTCACCACCCCCGAGACGATCGACGTCGTGCGGATGGTGCTGGTCGGCCAGGTCGGGCGCGAGCTCGTCGGGCTGATCAACCAGCACGGGCCCTACGCCGTCGGGCTGTCCGGGGAGGACGCCGGCCTGTTCACCGCCGAGAAGCGGACGGCGCTGGTCGGTGGCGAGGCCGTCGACATCGGGCTGGTCGGCGACGTCGTCGAGGTCAGCCCGGACGCCGTGCTCGACATCGTGCGCGCCGGGCGGATCCCGGTCGTCGCGGGCATCGCGCCCGACGTCGACGGGCAGGTCTACAACATCAACGCCGACAGCGCGGCCGCCGCGCTCGCCTCGGCGCTGGGCGCGGCCAAGCTCGTCGTCCTCACCGACGTCGTCGGCCTCTACGCCGACTACCCCGACCCCGACTCGGTGATCAGCGAGCTCACCGCGGCCGAGCTGGAGCCGATGCTCCCGGGGCTGGAGGCGGGGATGGCGCCGAAGATGGAGGCCTGCCTGCGCGCGGTGCGGGGCGGCGTCCCCCAGGCCCACGTGATCGACGGCCGGGTGCCGCACTCGGTCCTGCTGGAAGTGTTCACCCACGAGGGAGTCGGAACGATGGTGATCCCGTGA
- the argJ gene encoding bifunctional glutamate N-acetyltransferase/amino-acid acetyltransferase ArgJ, translating to MSVTSAQGFRAAGVAAGIKSSGNPDLALVVNDGPRTAAAGVFTRNKVKAAPVLWSEQVLTSGALRAVVLNSGGANACTGPEGFQVAHATAERAAELLGCGAVEVAICSTGLIGAQLPRDTVLAGVEKAHGALAAGADAGTAAAGAIMTTDTVAKQADAVSEAGWRVGGMTKGAGMIAPSMATMLSVLTTDALLDAPELDAALRAAVRVSFDRLDVDGSMSTNDTVLLLASGASGVRPDPAEFTAAVTDVCRDLARQMQADAEGVTKRITVRVTGAATEDEAVVVARTVARDSLVKTALFGSDANWGRIAAAVGYSDAAVDPDRLDITVNGVPLCVGGVAAGGRTSVDLSGADILVAVALGLGEGEGEILTTDLSHAYVEENSAYPS from the coding sequence GTGAGCGTCACGTCGGCGCAGGGCTTCCGGGCCGCGGGCGTCGCCGCCGGCATCAAGTCCAGCGGCAACCCCGACCTCGCCCTCGTCGTCAACGACGGCCCCCGCACCGCCGCCGCGGGCGTCTTCACCCGCAACAAGGTCAAGGCCGCGCCCGTCCTGTGGTCGGAGCAGGTGCTCACGTCCGGCGCGCTGCGCGCGGTCGTCCTCAACTCCGGCGGCGCCAACGCCTGCACGGGACCCGAGGGCTTCCAGGTCGCGCACGCCACGGCGGAGCGGGCGGCCGAGCTGCTGGGCTGCGGTGCGGTCGAGGTGGCCATCTGCTCCACCGGGCTGATCGGTGCGCAGCTCCCGCGCGACACCGTCCTGGCCGGGGTCGAGAAGGCCCACGGCGCGCTCGCCGCGGGCGCCGACGCCGGCACGGCCGCCGCCGGCGCGATCATGACCACCGACACCGTCGCCAAGCAGGCCGACGCGGTGTCGGAGGCCGGCTGGCGCGTCGGCGGCATGACCAAGGGCGCCGGCATGATCGCCCCGTCGATGGCCACGATGCTCTCGGTCCTCACCACCGACGCCCTGCTCGACGCCCCGGAGCTCGACGCCGCCCTGCGCGCGGCCGTCCGCGTGAGCTTCGACCGGCTCGACGTCGACGGCTCGATGTCCACCAACGACACCGTGCTGCTGCTGGCCTCGGGCGCGTCCGGGGTGCGGCCGGACCCCGCGGAGTTCACCGCCGCGGTCACCGACGTGTGCCGCGACCTGGCCCGGCAGATGCAGGCCGACGCCGAGGGCGTCACCAAGCGGATCACGGTGCGGGTCACCGGCGCCGCCACCGAGGACGAGGCGGTCGTCGTCGCGCGGACGGTCGCGCGCGACAGCCTCGTCAAGACCGCGCTGTTCGGCTCCGACGCCAACTGGGGCCGGATCGCCGCCGCCGTCGGCTACTCCGACGCCGCCGTCGACCCCGACCGCCTCGACATCACCGTCAACGGGGTCCCGCTGTGCGTCGGCGGGGTCGCCGCGGGCGGGCGCACGTCGGTCGACCTGTCCGGCGCCGACATCCTCGTCGCCGTCGCGCTCGGCCTGGGCGAGGGGGAGGGCGAGATCCTCACGACCGACCTCTCGCACGCCTACGTGGAGGAGAACAGTGCGTACCCCTCTTGA